The genomic window GCCTTTGTAACAATTCTAGAGGTTGCCCGACCAGCTGCTTTAATTTAGCTTCCAGAGCAGCGATCGCATCATCTATCCCCTTGATTTCAGCAGACATTTGTGATGTCTCTCTAGCATGACGACGATAAGCCTCAACAATCGCCTCTGGTGAGTCATAGCTTGGCAATACTGGATCTACTTTCAATGACTCGCGTTCTTGCTTTAAAGCTTCAAGTTGAGAGCGAATCGCGTCAATTTCTGCCTGCAATGGCTCCATAATTACTTAAGTTGATTATCTATTCATGGTAATGCTTCTGTGGAGCTGCTTGCGCCGTGCAAATCAATTGAGAGCGATCGCACTTGAGCCTTAATTCCTTCCTGTTGCCAAGTTGTAGCGATCGCTTCTTCCACAGACACACACAACTCACGGCGTACAAGAGCCAAAAGAGTTGGCCCCGCACCACTAATCACCATACCTAAAGCACCCGCCGCCATTGCAGCCTCGCGTACAGCATCATAACCGGGAATCAAAGCTTTCCGATAAGGCTGATGAATGCGGTCTTGCAGCGCCGCCCTTAACCAATCCTCCCGTCCAGTTTCCAACCCCCGCAACAGCAAACCCAAATGCGCCGTATTAAAAATCGCATCAGCACGACTGTACTGATTTGGCAAAACCCGTCGCGCCTCAGAAGTCGAAAGCTCAAAATCCGGAATTGCCACCACCGGAACAACATCAGAATGCCAGGGAATCTCACAAATCTCCCATCCCTCTTCTCTGGGTTCTGGGCGCTGCGGTTCGTTTAAACCCGTAGCCGCCAGACGACAACCCCCCAACAACGCCGGAACCACATTATCAGGATGTCCTTCCATAGCGATCGCTAATTCCATCACCTCAGCCTGACTCAAAGGCGAACCAGCCAACAGATTAGCACCAACCAACCCACCCGCGATCGCTGTTGCCGAACTGCCCAAACCCCGCGCCAGAGGAACACCCAAATCAATCTCAATCTCCACTGACGGCCGCATTTCACCGATATGCTGATATAACTTCACAAACGAGTCGTAAACCAGATTATCAGCACTGGTGTTAACCCGTTCGGCTTCCGCACCAGTGACAGTTATTTTCAATTCCGGTTTAGCTGAGTCGAGCCGGGTGAACTTGAACTGATTGTACAGCGTCAAAGCTGCCCCAATGCAATCAAATCCAGGTCCCAAATTCGCAGTCGTAGCAGGAACGGTAACGGTTACGCAAGAAACAGAGGGCATCTTTAAATTAGGCGTTGGTAGCAGCAGCCCCGCACCGTTTATAGAGTGAGGGTTACAAATTATCTTCGATCGTACAAGTAAAGCAGCGCTTCAGCGTAAGTTTTCCCATTCGGCTGCGTCACCTCTAGATATGCGTTCGATCCTTCGGGACGCGAACCATCTGCATAAATCAAGTAGGTGTAGCCGCGATTGTGAAAAATCAGTTGGTTAGCTTCATCTCCATCATTATTTACAATCTTCAGACTGCTGCCACTTTTCTTGTCACGTCCAAAGTAATACTTAGGAAGTGATAAATCATATTCTTTAGAACAAATTTGCGTCAAGTAATTTGTACTTTCTGCAAATGCAACCACCACCGTATTAGCAGGGCAACGAGTAAACAGCCGATTTGAATTTAGTTGTTTAATATTGCCACGAACCGTTACTTTACCAGTTTTTGGTAGCCGCGTAGTCCAACCATAGTCGCGAAGGACATTCGGATAATCTGGATCTGGGCGAAATCTAGAGTTACTTTGGGCTAGTTCAATTGTGTTGGATTCGGCTGTCAAAATATTTTCACTTTTTACAGCAGCTTGAGACGTACTAAATCCAATAGATGCTACTAGAAAAATGCTTGTTCCTAAAACGTGTAATTTTTCCATTTTGGCTGGTGTTTAGGATAAAAGTTTGTATACTTACCCTTCACCAGAAATGTTATGGATTCCGTATTGGTTAGAAAAAGAGCTTAAAAATGGAAAAAGGAAGCGATCGCTTCCTTCATCCTCTGGAATAATCAGTAAGGTGGGAAAAAACCCACCCTACATTCTAAAAGCTGCCGTAGTTGAGCTTAGCGTCTTTGATTCTCTCAATTACCTCACTAACAGGCATCGCTCCTAACTCTTGAGTTGGCTTACCTGAAGTGCGGAGGCGAATACTCAAACTATTAGCTTCCACCTCTTTCGCTCCCACAACTGCCATCACTGGGATTTTTTCCTTTTCACCATTGCGAATCTGTTTCTTGAGGTGTTCGCCACTGGTGTCAACTTCGGCGCGAATACCGCAGCGTAGCATTTGGTTTACCACTTCCTGAGCAAACGGCAACTGATCGTCGCTTACTGTCAGCAGTCGCGCTTGTACTGGCGCTAACCACAACGGGAAATCCCCAGCATACTCCTCAATTAAAATCCCAATTAACCTTTCTAAAGAGCCAAAAGGAGCGCGGTGAATCATCACAGGACGTTGGCGGGAACCATCCGCCGCAACGTACTCCAAATCAAAACGTTCTGGCAAATTGTAGTCTACTTGCACCGTACCCAGCTGCCACTCCCGCTCTAGAGCATCGCTGAAGATAAAATCCAGTTTAGGTCCATAAAATGCTGCTTCCCCAATTCCCTCAAAGTAATTCATTCCCAGCGTTTCCACGGCGCGGCGAATCGCACCTTGAGCTTTTTCCCAAGCTTCATCGGAACCGATATACTTGTCTGAATTTGGATCGCGGAAACTCAGACGCGCCTTAAAGTTCTTCAGTTGCAGACTCTTAAACACCGACAGAATCAAATCCACCACGTTGAGAAATTCGCTCTCAAGTTGTTCTGGCGTTACAAATAAGTGAGAATCATCCACGGTGAAACCGCGCACTCGCGTTAATCCACCGAGTTCCCCAGATTGTTCGTAACGGTAGACGGTGCCAAACTCCGCCAGTCGCATCGGTAGTTCCCGGTAAGAGCGCAACTGGCTCTTATAGATTTGGATGTGGAAAGGGCAATTCATCGGCTTGAGTGCGAACCCTTGTTCCATCGCCGCCGCTTGCTCATCCTCCGCCATCATCGGGAACATATCTTCTTTGTATTTCTGCCAGTGTCCAGAGGTTTTAAATAAATCAACTCTGGCGATGTGGGGCGTTACTACCTGCTGGTATCCGCGTTTGAGCTGTTCCTGCTTGAGGAAATCTTCCAGAACGCTCCGCAACACCGTTCCTTTTGGTGTCCACAGGGGCAACCCTGGCCCCACCTGATCGGCAAAAATAAACAATCCCAGTTCTTTGCCTAGCTTGCGGTGATCTCGCCGCAGCGCTTCTTCCTTGCGTCGCTTGTACTCAGCCAGCTGTTCCGGCGATTCCCAAGCCGTGGCATAAATTCGCTGTAGCTGTGCTTTGGTTTCATCGCCGCGCCAGTAAGCTCCAGCGACGCTTTCCAATTCAAAAGCTTTTGGATTCAACTCGCTGGTGTTTTCTACATGAGGCCCAGCACACAAATCCCACCACTGATCTCCCAAATGATAGATGGTAATGGGTTCTTGTAGGTCTTCTAATATTTCTAGTTTGTAAGGCTCATTAATTGCCTTAATTCGGCTTTCGGCTTCCTCGCGGCTGACTTCTTCCCGAATTACTGGCAATTTGCGATTGACAATCTTGACCATCTCTTTCTGGATGGTTTTTAAGTCTTTTTCTGTAAATGGCTCTGGATTGTCAAAGTCATAGTAAAATCCGTTTTCAATCCACGGGCCGATAGTCACCTGTGCCTTAGGAAACAGCTTTTGCACCGCCATCGCCATAACGTGGGATGCCGTGTGACGGATTTTCTTCAAGGATTCAGATTCACTGGTACGGGGCAAATTTATCTTTGCTGGCACATCCTGGGAAGCTGAAGATTCTTCGGGGGGCATTGGCTGCTGAACCATAAGAGCGAAAATAGACAGAATTGTTGTGATAGCACTGCTTCTATGATACCCAGGTTGTTGAAAGACAAAGGGTCAGTCAATTTTGAATTTTGGATTGGGGGGCTTGGGAGGAGGGAAAAAGGGAATAATTTTTCCCTCCTCCCAAGCCCCCTGGATCTAGACTTTATTAAAAAAGTTTTAAATAACATTAAGAATTGTAAAGTAAGTTAAGATTAGAGTAGGATAGTATTCGGCTTTTATCATGCCCCTTTCCAACCTGCCGGAAAACGAATTGCTCAAAACGGTATTACAACCGTTGTTAGAAGATTTTCAGTATTGGTTTGCGCGATCGCGCCTGCTCTTAGAAACTGAAGAAATTCCCTTTTTAAGTGAAAATCAGCAATCAGACCTGCTCGAACGGGTAAAGCAAGCTCAAGCTGAAGTCAGCACAGCTCAGATGCTTTTCTTAGCAACTGGCGCTCAAGTTGGTATCGAAACGTCTGCTTTGGTGCCGTGGCACCAGCTAGTAACGGAGTGCTGGCAGGTGGGGATGCGGTTCCGTACCGAGCAAGCGACTAGCAATAACAAATAAAAACTAACACCTACTTAGACTGTGTGGCCTGGAGGAAAATCGTATGTTACACCTGCTTTATCTTGTTGTCTTTACCATTTTGGCATTTTTAGCGATCGCGAATATGATCCGCAGCTTGTTGACTATCAGCAGTATGGATACTCCACGGCGTTACCCACCATCGGGTCCCTACATGACTTCCGCCACTGGTTATCGAACCGTACCGCACCCGGAACTGTTAGATGATGCCGGGAACCCAATTAATGAGCCGCTGCTGGTGATGCGTTCTATGTCCGTAGAAGATGCCCGCGAACAATTGGATGCGCTTTACAAATCGTCTCCCGGCAATAGCAGCGAACCTCAAGAAGATTAATTCTCTCATTCCCAGGCGATCGCCTGGGAATGAAGAAATCAGGCTTCAATCACGACTCGGAGGTTCCCCCGCTTCTTGGCGACCCGACAAGCGGTGGTACTGCCAGAACGCTCAAATTCCAGATCCAGCAGCGTTGCTCCAACTCTCAAGTTGTGTAACTCCAGACGATTAATCGACTCAGGCAAAGCTGGGTCAATAATCCGTAAGCAGTTATTAGGAGCATCTGGCACCAAATTAACCATCATTTGCAGCAGCTGAAAGATGCTGCCAGTTGCCCAAGCTTGCGGAGAACAAGCTACGGGATATTTGACTGGTGCGTTATCCTCTGTTCGGTCGTAGCCGCAAAATAGTTCTGGCGGTCGCTGATAAGGCTGCTGTATGGCCATATCAAACAAAGCTTTGGCAAGTTCCAGAGCTTGATCGATAAGCCCTAGCGATCGCACTCCCATCGCAATCAGAGCATTATCGTGAGGCCAAACCGACCCTACATGGTAGCCCATCGGATTGTATGCTGGGGACAAACTGCTCAAAGTGCGAATCCCCCAGCCGTTGAACATATCCGGCGCTTGCAGCCGTTCCGCTACGCTATAAGCTTTTTCCGGCAAGAAAATGCCTAAATTCAGACAGTGGCCGGGATTAGAAGTAATACTATCAACCTGATTGCCGTCGCCATCCAAAGCCAGAGCGCAGAAGCCTTCCTCTGCCATCCAAAAATCGCGATTAAAGCGGTTCTTCAAGTCTCTCGCCTCGTCTTGCCATCGATCCGACAGGTCTAACCGCTTCTTCATCCGGGCGATTTCTGCAAGGCGGAGTTTAGCAGAATAGACATATGCCTGCACTTCCGACAAAGCGATCGCGCCCATCGCCAGCTGCCCCTTGCGATTCACAATACAATCACCAGAGTCTTTCCAACCCTGATTCGCCAAACCCCGCTTCGATTGACGTTGGTAACTCAGATAGCCCGTTTCCTGGCAGCTGCGGTCAATCCAATCCATCGCCGCCAAAGCATTAGGCCACAGTAGTTCAAGAGTTTCCCGATCCGCTGTCCAGGCAAAATATTCCGCATACAGCATTAACCACAACGGCGTAGCATCCACAGTCCCGTAATAAGGCGTATGAGGAATTTCTTGACAACGAGCCATTTCCCCCATTCGCAACTCGTGCAAAATCTTCCCCGGCTGCTCGTCGCGCCAATCATCCTCATTCTTACCTTGGTAGTCAGCCAAAATAGTTAGAGTTTCGCGGGCAATGGTCGGATCGAGCATCAAGGTTTGCGATGCCGCAATGATCGAGTCGCGTCCAAACAGCGTGGAAAACCACGGCACCCCAGCTGAGAGTACCTTGCCCTTACCGAAAGATTGCCGCAGCAAATAAACATCCTGTTCAGCCCGTTCAATCACCCGATTAAAGGTATTTTTGTCCGAACGAATCCGCGTAACGTGATTGCGCCAATCTTGCTGCTCTGATAACTCTGCGGCTCTCGCTTGTACTAGAGTTACTGGTGCAGGTACACTCGAAGCGGGCCGATTTTTTATCCGCATTTGCAGCCGATAGCCCAGTTTCTGGGTTTCGTGGGAATCCAGCTCTAGCTGCCAAACTGCCGTGTAACCTCTCAGTGAGTCTGGTTGGAGATGAACAAACTCGATGTGAGATTCCATCAAAGAGCCATCCAGCCCTTGATAAGCTAATTTCAGCTCAAGATTTTCTTTTTCTGCGGTTTCACCTTTCGGCACTGCTCGTAAGAGCTGTCCCCGATGTTTTCGAGCGTAGCCTCGGACTACAAATAAGTCCACAAAATCCGCATCAAAGCTGAGACTGAGTTGAAAGCTAATTGAATTGGTGCTGTAGTTGGAGACTGTTAATTCTTCAAACAGCGCTCCATTGAGAACAATTTCCCGCGCAATCCCTATGGTGTCGGCGCGTAGGGGAGCAAAATCAAACATCGCCCCGCCATCTATTTGCCCCTCTGGTTCTAATTTATCTCCTCCTTCTAATCGCACTCCTCCGTCCATACTCGGATTGGTACACAAAACTGAAAGGGCAAACCCTTTA from Funiculus sociatus GB2-C1 includes these protein-coding regions:
- a CDS encoding DUF2973 domain-containing protein translates to MLHLLYLVVFTILAFLAIANMIRSLLTISSMDTPRRYPPSGPYMTSATGYRTVPHPELLDDAGNPINEPLLVMRSMSVEDAREQLDALYKSSPGNSSEPQED
- the thrB gene encoding homoserine kinase; translated protein: MPSVSCVTVTVPATTANLGPGFDCIGAALTLYNQFKFTRLDSAKPELKITVTGAEAERVNTSADNLVYDSFVKLYQHIGEMRPSVEIEIDLGVPLARGLGSSATAIAGGLVGANLLAGSPLSQAEVMELAIAMEGHPDNVVPALLGGCRLAATGLNEPQRPEPREEGWEICEIPWHSDVVPVVAIPDFELSTSEARRVLPNQYSRADAIFNTAHLGLLLRGLETGREDWLRAALQDRIHQPYRKALIPGYDAVREAAMAAGALGMVISGAGPTLLALVRRELCVSVEEAIATTWQQEGIKAQVRSLSIDLHGASSSTEALP
- a CDS encoding amylo-alpha-1,6-glucosidase; the protein is MAPDTLELEGKTYIRADELPIPEWPCVLGDRPQPTLTIKDNDLFLVTDTLGNISGCLGDDMNSSMGLFCADTRFLSRLELQINERPPVLLSSTADKGFALSVLCTNPSMDGGVRLEGGDKLEPEGQIDGGAMFDFAPLRADTIGIAREIVLNGALFEELTVSNYSTNSISFQLSLSFDADFVDLFVVRGYARKHRGQLLRAVPKGETAEKENLELKLAYQGLDGSLMESHIEFVHLQPDSLRGYTAVWQLELDSHETQKLGYRLQMRIKNRPASSVPAPVTLVQARAAELSEQQDWRNHVTRIRSDKNTFNRVIERAEQDVYLLRQSFGKGKVLSAGVPWFSTLFGRDSIIAASQTLMLDPTIARETLTILADYQGKNEDDWRDEQPGKILHELRMGEMARCQEIPHTPYYGTVDATPLWLMLYAEYFAWTADRETLELLWPNALAAMDWIDRSCQETGYLSYQRQSKRGLANQGWKDSGDCIVNRKGQLAMGAIALSEVQAYVYSAKLRLAEIARMKKRLDLSDRWQDEARDLKNRFNRDFWMAEEGFCALALDGDGNQVDSITSNPGHCLNLGIFLPEKAYSVAERLQAPDMFNGWGIRTLSSLSPAYNPMGYHVGSVWPHDNALIAMGVRSLGLIDQALELAKALFDMAIQQPYQRPPELFCGYDRTEDNAPVKYPVACSPQAWATGSIFQLLQMMVNLVPDAPNNCLRIIDPALPESINRLELHNLRVGATLLDLEFERSGSTTACRVAKKRGNLRVVIEA
- the thrS gene encoding threonine--tRNA ligase, coding for MVQQPMPPEESSASQDVPAKINLPRTSESESLKKIRHTASHVMAMAVQKLFPKAQVTIGPWIENGFYYDFDNPEPFTEKDLKTIQKEMVKIVNRKLPVIREEVSREEAESRIKAINEPYKLEILEDLQEPITIYHLGDQWWDLCAGPHVENTSELNPKAFELESVAGAYWRGDETKAQLQRIYATAWESPEQLAEYKRRKEEALRRDHRKLGKELGLFIFADQVGPGLPLWTPKGTVLRSVLEDFLKQEQLKRGYQQVVTPHIARVDLFKTSGHWQKYKEDMFPMMAEDEQAAAMEQGFALKPMNCPFHIQIYKSQLRSYRELPMRLAEFGTVYRYEQSGELGGLTRVRGFTVDDSHLFVTPEQLESEFLNVVDLILSVFKSLQLKNFKARLSFRDPNSDKYIGSDEAWEKAQGAIRRAVETLGMNYFEGIGEAAFYGPKLDFIFSDALEREWQLGTVQVDYNLPERFDLEYVAADGSRQRPVMIHRAPFGSLERLIGILIEEYAGDFPLWLAPVQARLLTVSDDQLPFAQEVVNQMLRCGIRAEVDTSGEHLKKQIRNGEKEKIPVMAVVGAKEVEANSLSIRLRTSGKPTQELGAMPVSEVIERIKDAKLNYGSF
- a CDS encoding DUF2605 domain-containing protein, producing MPLSNLPENELLKTVLQPLLEDFQYWFARSRLLLETEEIPFLSENQQSDLLERVKQAQAEVSTAQMLFLATGAQVGIETSALVPWHQLVTECWQVGMRFRTEQATSNNK